The nucleotide sequence GAGCTGCGAAGTACTGTCCGACTATGCGGATGTATCTCAACGGTGGGTTCTGATTCGCAGTGAACAGGCTCGGAAAAGCGAACAGAAAACACTGCTCAAAAAACTGTTGAAAAAGTCAGAAAAAGAAGCGGAAGCACTGACCAGCAAGCTGGCGAAGAAACCGTTCAAGTGTGAAACGGACGCATTGCGTGCGTTCAATGAGTGGCAATCAAAAAGCAATTATTGTCAGGCAGAACCTGTAATTACGACAAAACCATGCTATACCAAAGTGGGACGTCCGGAGAAAGACAGCAAACCAGATAGCGTGGAGTATTATGTCAGCGGTCATCCTTGGGTATCCGTTGACTGTCGTAAAGTAGCAGAGGCTTCCCTGGGGTGCTTTGTGTTGGCAACAAATGATCTGGACAGGAGCCGGCTAAGTTCAGCAGAAGTGTTGAGCACTTATAAATCACAGCAGTCGGTGGAGCGTGGATTTCGGTTTCTTAAAAGCCCTGAATTTCTGGTCTCCTCGCTGTTTTTAAAGAAGCCGGAACGTATAGAAGCGTTGCTTATGGTGATGACGCTTTGCCTGTTAGTCTACGCAGCGATACAGCATCGAATCAGGCATGAATTAAAGCGTCAGAGTAGGTTCTTTCCGGATATGAAGCGAAAGCCCTATCAGAATCCGACTGCACGCTGGGTATTTTTTTGCTTTCAGGGAATTAATGTTTTATTGGTCGATGGTCATGAAAAACATGTCGTTGGCTTGCAGGAGAGGCAATTAACCATCATTTCAATTCTTGGTCGACCGTACCAAGAGATTTATTCCTGATATAGGTGCTGAATGACGGATACAGAAACGTACTATGGATATTTCGGATGGTACGATATTGAGGAAGGCCAAATGCACAGAGGGGATGTTCGCCTTTGGACTCTGGACATGTGGCTTCTGGATAGCTTGATTGGTCCTTTTGTTCAAGATATGCTTTTTGCGATGGGTATCAAAGGCACTGCCCAGAATAGAGCGTATGTGAATATCCTGAAAGCTATGAACATAAAGTGCGGACTTGGAACAGATTGTTATTTCAATACCGTTAACGGGGGCTGAAGCCTCAAACCCCTTTGAAAATTATTAAAGCTAATGACAATTATTTGAAGGATTCATATAACGTTTTCTATTCTGAACGTACTTTGTGTCATTTTACTAGCGGTATTTTGGATGAGTTTTTCTATAACTATTAAAAGAAAAGGTTGCAGTTCTGGGTATCAGACTAGACTCTTAATAAGTCTGGAGAATAATAATGTATCACCTTAAAGACAACCGCCTCGAAAGACAGAGCTACTGGCAAACACTGGAATTTAATAATATTTCAGCTTATGGAAGTGCATCTTCAGTAAGGAATACTCCAAATGTGCTTATCGTTTCATTTGTTCCAGCTTCACTCCAAAGAGTTATTGATGCTTGGCATGCTATTCAGGGTAAAATTTCTATTTCAGGGGTTGAAATCAGAGGTTATGACGTCAAATCATCAATATCTTCTCAGGAAATAAAAGAGGCTCGCTTACTTTTAAAAAATTCAAAGCCTTACTACATCTTGATAGAGTTGCAATGCCTTTGTTATGAAAGCGGGAGATCATTTAGTAGTTTTTCTGAATTACCCAATACATGGTTCTTAAAAGCAGAAAGTGATTTGCCAAACTTATTGAAATATAGCTAACCCGGATTTTTCATGAAAGGAGGCAAGTTCCGCCCAATCGCTTGATATAATTGGGTCGACCAAAAAAATGCTTCGGAAGAAGCAAACCGGAACTTGCCATACCCAAATGTACACAAGAACAGCTTCGCTTTCACCCCTCAGTCTCTTCCAATATGAAATAATGGAATAGTCCGCCCCGCTCCAAAAGCGGCTTCAAATGAGCCAAGATAGAATGAGTTGTTCGGACATCATTCAGAATAAGAAACGAAGCGAACCATGGGTAAGAGCTGAATTCGTATCATAAGTGCATAACCTCTGTAATCATCTGTCGCTATACACCTTTGAACTAAATCAAGACTCAGGGGTATTCTGTAAAGCGACGAAACCGTACAGAGGAGCCAAGGATGGCCTATACACACCTGAGCCTTGAAGAAAGAAATTATATCGAAATTCAGCGCAAAGAGGGGGTATCAATGAATAAAATAGCTAAAGCCCTTGGACGCGCACAAAGTACGCTCTTTCGAGAACTGGGCCGCAATACTGGTCAAAGAGGTTATCGACATAAGCAAGCGCAACGGTCAGCGCAGGAACGTCATCAGGAAAAGGCCAAATCAGTCAAGCTCACTGACGACATTAAACGACGTATATCGGATGAAATAAAGGAAGACTGGAGTCCTGAACAAGTCGCTGGAAGGCTTGAGCAACAAGGGCTTATAAAGCTTCACCACGAGACCATTTATCAACATGTCTTGGCAGATAAAAAGGCTGGAGGGACACTCTACAAGCATTTACGTCACCAAAAGAAAACTTACCGTAGGCGCTATGGTTCAGCGCACAACCGTACCGGTATCCCAAACCGAGTAGACATTGATAAACGACCAGAAGAAGACAATCAGCGCTTAAGGGTTGGCGATCTTGAAGTAGACACCATCATTGGAAAAAACCACAAAGGGGCTATCCTGCCGTCATTCAGCACCTATATCAGGAATAAATCTCTTGGTACGGTCGCCCAAGAATCGAAATGATGGTTAATTGCCTCTCCTGCAAGCCAATGACATGTTTTTCCTCGAGTTTAGAGAATTATAAGTACTAACGTTTCGTATTTTTTGATGCAGAGATAGGTTAAGCAACCGCTTCATCTACTGGGTATTCCGGAGCCATCCGGCCACCGATTCCGGTAACATCCGGCCACCCATTCCGTTAGTATCCGGCCACTGATTCCGGTACATCCGGCCACCCCATTTCCGACCAGTGGCGCAGTCCCATAATTCACCGCTACCCTCAAACTTGAGACCTCCTCAAGGACGAGTGGATAGCATCATGAAGAGACTGCCCATGCGCAAAATTCGTGAAGTACTCAGGCTCAAATTCGAGCACCAACTCAGCATCCGGAAGATTGCCAGTAGCTGCAATATTTCCAGAGCAACCGTCAGTGATTACCTTAACCGGTTTGCTGCCTCCGGGCTGGAATGGCCTTTGTCATCTAATCTGGATGAGACGACACTGGATCAACAACTGTTTCCCGTTCAGCCACCTGCTTCAAAGCGCCAACTGGCCTTGCCAGACTGGAGCGAAATTCATCAGGAACTTCGCAAGCCCGGTGTCACCCTTATGGTGCTCTGGCAGGAATACAAGACCAACCATCCTGAAGGCTATCAGTACAGTTGGTTCAGTGACCGCTATAGAGAGTGGCGAACGCACCTTGATGTTGTTATGCGCCAAAATCATATTGCAGGCGACAAGCTGTTCATCGATTACGCCGGACAGACGGTTACTGTCGTTAATCAGCACACAGGAGAGGTTCAGCAGGCGCAGGTGTTTATTGCGACGCTTGGTGCCTCCAGTTACACCTATGTAGAAGCTACATTATCTCAGTCTTTGCCAGACTGGATAGGCTCTCACGTGCGTACCTTTGAATACCTGGGTGGAGTACCCAATAACCTGGTGCCGGATAACCTGAAAAGTGGCGTGAAGCATCCTCATCGTTATGAGCCTGAGATCAATCCTACTTATCAAGACCTGGCCGAACATTATAATGTCGCTGTCGTACCCGCCCGGGTCCGATCTCCAAAAGATAAAGGTAAGGTCGAGTCTGCTGTTCAGATAGTTGAACGGTGGATACTGGCGCGTTTACGCCACCAGACATTCTTCTCCCTGGCTTCACTCAATGAGGCTATTGCAGGGTTACTGACAGAACTGAATAACCAACCGTTCCAGAAACTGTCCGGTAGTCGTCGTTCATTGTTTGATTCTCTCGATAAGCCTTCACTGCGCCCACTGCCTGAAATGCGTTATCAATACGCAGAATGGAAGGAGGCACGAGTACATATTGACTACCACGTAGAGGTCGACAAACACTACTACTCAGTCCCTTATCAGCTGGTCAAAAAGCAATTAAGTGTACGCATGACCAGTCAGACGATTGAGTGCTTCTATAAGGGGCAGAGA is from Endozoicomonas gorgoniicola and encodes:
- the istA gene encoding IS21 family transposase; amino-acid sequence: MKRLPMRKIREVLRLKFEHQLSIRKIASSCNISRATVSDYLNRFAASGLEWPLSSNLDETTLDQQLFPVQPPASKRQLALPDWSEIHQELRKPGVTLMVLWQEYKTNHPEGYQYSWFSDRYREWRTHLDVVMRQNHIAGDKLFIDYAGQTVTVVNQHTGEVQQAQVFIATLGASSYTYVEATLSQSLPDWIGSHVRTFEYLGGVPNNLVPDNLKSGVKHPHRYEPEINPTYQDLAEHYNVAVVPARVRSPKDKGKVESAVQIVERWILARLRHQTFFSLASLNEAIAGLLTELNNQPFQKLSGSRRSLFDSLDKPSLRPLPEMRYQYAEWKEARVHIDYHVEVDKHYYSVPYQLVKKQLSVRMTSQTIECFYKGQRVASHRRSQHKGRHTTQASHMPEKHRKYAEWTPERMQSWAAKIGPETAAVIQRVLATRRYPELSYRSCQGIIRLAKGYGNDRLENACRRALYAETCTYRSIESILKHNLDQQPLPELEPETVLPDEHENLRGSDYFN